Proteins co-encoded in one Pararge aegeria chromosome 19, ilParAegt1.1, whole genome shotgun sequence genomic window:
- the LOC120632126 gene encoding dol-P-Man:Man(7)GlcNAc(2)-PP-Dol alpha-1,6-mannosyltransferase, producing the protein MVQLLYIIASLHVLLCPFTKVEESFNIQASHDILYHRFNLSEYDHNEFPGVVPRTFVGPLVISILSAPVVGVLHLCGINKFWMQYVVRLTLALSVIASWNRLRNALQKQFGSTFSWWFSVITVTQYHFMFYMSRPLPNIIALPLVLLAMEGWLLGRHKQFIVMSGASIIIFRSELAMLCGLYLIIDLFFKKIDVGSLLKTVIPAGIALVILTVVVDSMFWRRLLWPEAEVFWYNTILNKSSNWGTSPFLWYFYSALPRGLGPSIVLLPIGMYLDRRIVPIVVPALVYILLFSFLPHKELRFIIYVFPLLNISSAITCSYVYIRRTKAPIYELFFWGIVMVIVCNIAFCVALSLVAMTNYPGGVAMIRFHKLLKNEPYVHVHISNLAAQTGVTRFTQINDHWTYSKNESLQVDQLQHFTHLLVEAKSKYSPNLKAFSQTHTILDSIESFSQITMNYKLIPPVKIKTKPAIFILERKNFRDAPYHYDAIDKPAEKAEHYYAEDSEPSQVSLEETEIDKINTGEELIDQASETLSVDTEDMDELQEFSTVIEESVNIISPEVITVTVVNDIDNDSTSLEDLEELQDTLVTAFTSNKVAEDIKTFSKQERKKKAIAKIKSETRREVVASAKEKLKEIMKRHKHIAEELSDIISEDIKTEVVQEKDGRGDIPDIESTQNVETPIIEEVKETISTNSAENIIEINNAVNSQNINVDSIVEEVIVRLLDRKIYDDKTKPEDIMIEDRLMIQKIVEEILSERTNYTKTDNKTVENK; encoded by the exons atgGTTCAGTTACTCTATATTATCGCCAGTTTGCATGTGCTACTGTGTCCATTCACGAAAGTCGAGGAAAGTTTTAATATCCAGGCTTCCCACGATATTTTGTACCATCGGTTTAACCTATCAGAG TACGATCATAATGAGTTTCCGGGTGTAGTGCCCCGCACTTTTGTCGGACCACTTGTGATTTCTATCCTGTCGGCACCTGTTGTCGGTGTGTTGCATTTGTGcggtataaataaattttggatGCAATATGTTG TGAGGTTAACACTCGCCCTATCAGTAATAGCATCATGGAACAGACTCCGGAATGCTCTACAGAAGCAGTTTGGCAGCACATTTTCATGGTGGTTCAGTGTGATCACTGTAACACAGTACCACTTCATGTTCTACATGAGCCGTCCATTACCTAATATTATAGCTTTACCTCTTG TTCTTCTAGCAATGGAAGGATGGTTATTGGGTAgacataaacaatttatagtAATGTCTGGTGCCTCTATAATTATATTCCGATCTGAACTAGCCATGCTTTGTGGATTATACCTGATTATAGATTTATTCTTCAAGAAAATTGATGTTGGGTC TTTGTTGAAGACTGTAATACCAGCTGGTATTGCGCTGGTGATACTGACAGTGGTAGTTGACTCAATGTTCTGGAGGCGCCTGCTATGGCCGGAGGCCGAGGTGTTCTGGTACAACACCATTCTGAACAAGAGCTCCAATTGGGGT ACATCACCATTTCTCTGGTACTTCTATTCAGCACTGCCTCGCGGTCTGGGTCCAAGCATAGTATTACTTCCCATAGGCATGTACTTAGACAGACGGATCGTGCCCATCGTGGTGCCTGCACTAGTCTACATATTGCTCTTCTCATTCCTGCCTCACAAAGAACTGAGGTTTATAATCTATGTGTTCCCATTGCTCAATATTTCGTCCGCAATCACGTGTTCTTATGT ATATATTCGACGGACGAAAGCGCCAATTTACGAATTATTCTTCTGGGGAATAGTGATGGTCATTGTGTGTAACATCGCGTTCTGCGTAGCACTGTCGTTGGTAGCTATGACCAACTACCCCGGTGGAGTGGCTATGATAAG atttCACAAGCTGTTAAAAAACGAACCGTACGTTCACGTACATATCAGCAATCTAGCGGCGCAGACAGGCGTGACAAGGTTCACGCAAATAAACGATCATTGGACCTATAGCAAGAATGAATCCTTACAAGTAGATCAATTGCAACATTTTACGCATTTACTTGTTGAAGCAAAGAGTAAATATTCGCCAAATCTTAAAGCATTTTCGCAAACACATACAATTTTAGATAGTATTGAATCATTTTCTCAAATTACAATGAACTATAAGTTGATACCGCccgtaaaaattaaaactaaaccaGCTATATTTATACTGGAACGAAAGAATTTCAGAGATGCGCCATATCATTATGATGCTATAGATAAACCAGCAGAAAAAGCAGAGCATTATTATGCAGAAGATTCAGAACCTAGTCAAGTAAGCTTAGAAGAAACagaaatagataaaattaacaCAGGCGAAGAACTGATAGACCAAGCATCTGAAACTTTATCTGTTGATACAGAAGATATGGATGAATTGCAGGAATTTTCAACAGTTATTGAAGAATCTGTTAATATAATCTCGCCTGAAGTGATTACCGTAACAGTAGTAAACGACATTGATAACGATAGCACATCCCTAGAAGATCTGGAAGAACTTCAAGATACTCTAGTTACAGCATTTACATCAAATAAAGTAGCAGAGGACATAAAAACATTTAGCAAACAAGAGAGAAAGAAAAAGgctattgctaaaataaaatcgGAAACACGTAGAGAAGTTGTCGCATCAGCGaaagaaaagttaaaagaaattatgaaacGTCACAAGCATATCGCCGAAGAGCTTTCTGATATCATATCAGAGGATATTAAGACTGAAGTAGTACAAGAGAAGGATGGTAGAGGTGATATACCGGATATTGAATCTACACAAAATGTAGAAACTCCCATCATTGAAGAAGTAAAAGAAACTATTAGTACCAATTCTGCAGAAAATATAATTGAGATAAATAATGCCGTTAATAgtcaaaatattaatgttgattCCATAGTAGAAGAAGTAATTGTTCGTTTGTTAGACCGaaaaatatacgacgacaaaACGAAACCTGAAGACATTATGATTGAAGACAGACTGATGATACAAAAAATTGTTGAGGAGATTCTATCAGAAAGGACGAATTATACAAAAACAGATAATAAAACggtggaaaataaataa